The Arachis hypogaea cultivar Tifrunner chromosome 14, arahy.Tifrunner.gnm2.J5K5, whole genome shotgun sequence genome has a segment encoding these proteins:
- the LOC112741575 gene encoding putative stilbene synthase 2 isoform X2, protein MYLTEEILKENPNMCAYKAPSLDAREDMMIREVPRVGKEAATKAIKEWGQPMSKITHLIFCTTSGVALPGVDYELIVLLGLDPSVKRYMMYHQGCFAGGTVLRLAKDLAENNKDARVLIVCSENTSVTFRGPSETDMDSLVGQALFADGAAAIIIGSDPVPEVENPLFEIVSTDQQLVPNSHGAIGGLLREVGLTFYLNKSVPDIISQNINDALSKAFDPLGISDYNSIFWIAHPGGRAILDQVEEKVNLKPEKMKATRDVLSNYGNMSSACVFFIMDLMRKKSLEAGLKTTGEGLDWGVLFGFGPGLTIETVVLRSMTI, encoded by the coding sequence ATGTATCTAACGGAAGAAATACTGAAGGAGAATCCTAACATGTGCGCATACAAAGCACCGTCCTTGGATGCAAGGGAAGACATGATGATCAGGGAGGTACCAAGGGTTGGAAAAGAGGCTGCAACTAAGGCAATCAAGGAATGGGGTCAGCCAATGTCTAAGATCACACATTTGATCTTCTGCACCACCAGCGGTGTTGCGTTGCCTGGCGTTGATTACGAACTCATCGTACTCTTAGGGCTCGACCCAAGCGTCAAGAGGTACATGATGTACCACCAAGGCTGCTTCGCTGGCGGCACTGTCCTTCGTTTGGCTAAGGACTTGGCTGAAAACAACAAGGATGCTCGTGTGCTTATTGTTTGTTCTGAAAATACTTCAGTCACTTTTCGTGGTCCTAGTGAGACAGACATGGATAGTCTTGTAGGACAAGCATTGTTTGCCGATGGAGCTGCTGCAATTATCATTGGTTCTGATCCTGTTCCAGAGGTTGAGAATCCTCTCTTTGAGATTGTTTCAACTGATCAACAACTTGTCCCTAACAGCCATGGAGCCATCGGTGGTCTCCTTCGTGAAGTTGGACTTACATTCTATCTTAACAAGAGTGTTCCGGATATTATTTCACAAAACATCAATGATGCACTCAGTAAAGCTTTTGATCCACTAGGTATATCTGATTATAACTCAATATTTTGGATTGCACATCCTGGTGGACGTGCAATTTTGGACCAAGTTGAAGAGAAGGTGAACTTGAAGCCAGAGAAGATGAAAGCCACCAGAGATGTGCTTAGCAATTATGGTAACATGTCAAGTGCGTGTGTGTTCTTCATTATGGATTTGATGAGAAAGAAGTCACTTGAAGCAGGACTTAAAACCACCGGAGAAGGACTTGATTGGGGTGTACTTTTTGGTTTTGGTCCTGGTCTCACTATTGAAACTGTTGTTCTCCGCAGCATGACCATATGA
- the LOC112741575 gene encoding stilbene synthase 1-like isoform X1, whose translation MVSASDIRKVQRAEGPATVLAIGTANPPNCVDQSTYADYYFRVTNSEHMTDLKKKFQRICERTQIKNRHMYLTEEILKENPNMCAYKAPSLDAREDMMIREVPRVGKEAATKAIKEWGQPMSKITHLIFCTTSGVALPGVDYELIVLLGLDPSVKRYMMYHQGCFAGGTVLRLAKDLAENNKDARVLIVCSENTSVTFRGPSETDMDSLVGQALFADGAAAIIIGSDPVPEVENPLFEIVSTDQQLVPNSHGAIGGLLREVGLTFYLNKSVPDIISQNINDALSKAFDPLGISDYNSIFWIAHPGGRAILDQVEEKVNLKPEKMKATRDVLSNYGNMSSACVFFIMDLMRKKSLEAGLKTTGEGLDWGVLFGFGPGLTIETVVLRSMTI comes from the exons ATGGTGTCTGCAAGTGACATCCGCAAGGTTCAAAGAGCAGAAGGTCCTGCAACCGTATTAGCGATTGGCACAGCAAATCCACCAAACTGTGTTGATCAGAGCACATACGCAGATTACTATTTTAGAGTAACCAATAGCGAGCACATGACCGACCTCAAGAAGAAATTTCAGCGCATTT GTGAGAGAACACAGATCAAGAACAGACATATGTATCTAACGGAAGAAATACTGAAGGAGAATCCTAACATGTGCGCATACAAAGCACCGTCCTTGGATGCAAGGGAAGACATGATGATCAGGGAGGTACCAAGGGTTGGAAAAGAGGCTGCAACTAAGGCAATCAAGGAATGGGGTCAGCCAATGTCTAAGATCACACATTTGATCTTCTGCACCACCAGCGGTGTTGCGTTGCCTGGCGTTGATTACGAACTCATCGTACTCTTAGGGCTCGACCCAAGCGTCAAGAGGTACATGATGTACCACCAAGGCTGCTTCGCTGGCGGCACTGTCCTTCGTTTGGCTAAGGACTTGGCTGAAAACAACAAGGATGCTCGTGTGCTTATTGTTTGTTCTGAAAATACTTCAGTCACTTTTCGTGGTCCTAGTGAGACAGACATGGATAGTCTTGTAGGACAAGCATTGTTTGCCGATGGAGCTGCTGCAATTATCATTGGTTCTGATCCTGTTCCAGAGGTTGAGAATCCTCTCTTTGAGATTGTTTCAACTGATCAACAACTTGTCCCTAACAGCCATGGAGCCATCGGTGGTCTCCTTCGTGAAGTTGGACTTACATTCTATCTTAACAAGAGTGTTCCGGATATTATTTCACAAAACATCAATGATGCACTCAGTAAAGCTTTTGATCCACTAGGTATATCTGATTATAACTCAATATTTTGGATTGCACATCCTGGTGGACGTGCAATTTTGGACCAAGTTGAAGAGAAGGTGAACTTGAAGCCAGAGAAGATGAAAGCCACCAGAGATGTGCTTAGCAATTATGGTAACATGTCAAGTGCGTGTGTGTTCTTCATTATGGATTTGATGAGAAAGAAGTCACTTGAAGCAGGACTTAAAACCACCGGAGAAGGACTTGATTGGGGTGTACTTTTTGGTTTTGGTCCTGGTCTCACTATTGAAACTGTTGTTCTCCGCAGCATGACCATATGA